The Campylobacter concisus genome includes a region encoding these proteins:
- the typA gene encoding translational GTPase TypA, which produces MEKIRNIAVIAHVDHGKTTMVDELLKQSGTFNEHQNLGERVMDSNDIERERGITILSKNTAIRYKDTKINIIDTPGHADFGGEVERVLKMVDGVLLLVDAQEGVMPQTKFVVKKALSLGLRPIVVVNKIDKPAGDPDRVINEIFDLFVALDANDEQLEFPVVYAAAKNGYAKLKLSDENVNMQPLFETILAHVPAPSGSDENPLQLQVFTLDYDNYVGKIGIARIFNGKISKNQNVMLAKADGTKTTGRISKLIGFMGLERTDINEAGTGDIVAIAGFDALDVGDSVVDPNNPHPLDPLHIEEPTLSVVFSVNDGPLAGTEGKHVTSNKIDERLANEMKTNIAMKYENIGEGKFKVSGRGELQITILAENMRREGYEFLLGRPEVIVKEINGVKCEPYELLVIDAPDDTTGTVIEKLGKRKAEMVSMNPTGDGQTRIEFEIPARGLIGFRSQFLTDTKGEGVMNHSFLEFRPLSGTVEHRTNGALVSMENGVTLAYSLFNLQDRGVLFLDPQAKVYVGMIIGEHSRPNDLDVNPIKGKNLTNVRASGSDDAIKLVPPRKLSLERALEWIEDDELVEVTPINIRVRKRYLDPTERKRKAKL; this is translated from the coding sequence TTGGAAAAGATACGAAATATAGCCGTTATCGCACACGTCGACCACGGTAAAACAACAATGGTTGATGAGCTTTTGAAACAGTCAGGAACATTTAACGAGCATCAAAACCTTGGCGAGCGTGTAATGGATAGCAACGACATCGAAAGAGAACGTGGCATCACGATTCTTTCTAAAAATACCGCCATTCGCTACAAAGATACAAAGATCAACATCATTGACACCCCAGGCCACGCCGACTTTGGTGGTGAGGTAGAGCGTGTTCTTAAGATGGTTGATGGCGTTTTGCTACTTGTCGATGCGCAAGAAGGCGTTATGCCACAAACTAAATTCGTCGTCAAAAAAGCACTTTCACTAGGGCTTCGTCCAATCGTCGTCGTAAATAAGATAGACAAACCTGCAGGCGATCCAGACCGCGTTATAAATGAAATTTTTGACCTTTTTGTCGCACTTGACGCAAATGATGAGCAGCTAGAATTTCCAGTCGTTTATGCAGCTGCTAAAAATGGCTATGCAAAGCTAAAACTAAGTGATGAAAATGTAAATATGCAGCCGCTTTTTGAGACTATTTTGGCTCACGTACCAGCTCCAAGCGGTAGTGATGAAAACCCACTTCAGCTTCAAGTATTTACTCTTGATTATGACAACTACGTCGGCAAGATCGGCATTGCAAGAATTTTTAACGGCAAGATATCAAAAAACCAAAATGTCATGCTTGCAAAGGCTGATGGCACAAAGACAACTGGTAGAATTTCAAAGTTAATTGGCTTTATGGGTCTTGAAAGAACTGATATTAACGAAGCTGGTACTGGCGACATCGTAGCGATCGCTGGTTTTGATGCGCTTGACGTTGGCGATAGTGTCGTTGATCCAAACAACCCTCATCCACTAGATCCTCTCCACATCGAAGAACCAACACTTAGCGTTGTATTTTCTGTAAATGACGGCCCATTGGCAGGTACTGAGGGCAAACATGTCACATCAAATAAGATCGATGAGCGCCTTGCAAACGAGATGAAGACAAATATTGCGATGAAATACGAAAACATCGGCGAGGGCAAATTTAAAGTAAGTGGCCGTGGCGAGCTTCAGATTACCATTTTGGCTGAAAATATGCGCCGCGAGGGCTATGAGTTTTTACTTGGCAGACCTGAGGTCATCGTAAAAGAGATAAACGGCGTAAAATGCGAGCCATACGAGCTTTTGGTTATCGACGCGCCTGATGATACGACAGGCACAGTCATAGAAAAACTAGGCAAAAGAAAAGCTGAAATGGTCTCTATGAACCCAACAGGCGACGGTCAAACAAGGATCGAATTTGAGATCCCAGCGCGCGGACTTATTGGCTTTAGAAGCCAGTTTTTGACTGATACAAAAGGCGAGGGCGTTATGAACCACAGCTTTTTGGAGTTTAGACCACTAAGCGGCACCGTCGAGCACAGAACAAACGGCGCGCTAGTTTCTATGGAAAACGGCGTAACGCTTGCTTATTCGCTATTTAACTTGCAAGATCGTGGCGTGCTATTTCTTGATCCGCAGGCAAAAGTCTATGTGGGCATGATCATCGGCGAGCACAGCCGTCCAAACGACCTTGACGTAAATCCTATCAAGGGCAAAAACCTAACAAACGTGCGTGCAAGCGGTAGCGACGATGCGATCAAACTTGTGCCACCTAGAAAGCTAAGCCTTGAGCGTGCGTTAGAGTGGATAGAAGATGACGAGCTAGTCGAGGTTACGCCTATAAATATCCGCGTTCGCAAGCGCTATTTAGACCCAACAGAGCGCAAAAGAAAAGCAAAACTTTAA